One genomic window of Ignavibacteriota bacterium includes the following:
- a CDS encoding tyrosine-type recombinase/integrase, which translates to MSRRKSDTDIIPHPLFRYAYLKKRGNSIYMHVHFKGKEVRRSTGLIWHLNNRQRALRMLEILHDKIVLGSVKSILIGDLFEDFLNLKSKSVTLSTVKKYKQSFSHWLDYDLTTDDPDRLKKHLIEQISKSKLHVNTINKSLQLLSVFFNYLVSNNFIDKNPVNSSLMPKSVQLTPTQFTDVEIDALLNHFEQGSEMHSIIKLIALTGLRIQEVINLKREDLHKDYLQVHGKGGYLRQIPVLEGSELALLVKHLKSKPKPIKYQITDYPHTKLVKACRALKLKARGFHSIRKYFENKLIDSGINIKVAAQILGHTTQVQSKNYITKLKLSELKKELEKL; encoded by the coding sequence ATGAGTCGTCGTAAATCAGATACAGATATAATTCCTCATCCGCTGTTCCGCTATGCTTACCTTAAAAAACGTGGTAACAGTATTTATATGCATGTGCATTTCAAAGGTAAAGAAGTGCGTCGCAGCACAGGTTTAATATGGCACCTGAATAATCGCCAACGTGCCTTGCGTATGCTTGAAATACTTCATGATAAAATTGTTCTTGGTTCGGTCAAATCAATCTTAATAGGTGATTTATTCGAAGATTTTCTTAACCTTAAATCCAAATCAGTTACACTCTCGACTGTGAAAAAATATAAGCAGTCATTTAGCCACTGGCTTGATTATGATTTAACAACCGACGACCCTGACCGTTTAAAAAAACATCTGATAGAGCAGATTTCTAAGAGTAAATTGCACGTCAACACTATCAATAAATCGCTTCAGCTCTTATCAGTATTTTTTAATTACCTTGTCAGCAATAATTTTATAGATAAAAACCCCGTCAATTCCTCATTAATGCCCAAATCTGTACAGCTCACACCGACCCAGTTCACAGATGTTGAGATAGATGCATTATTAAACCACTTCGAGCAAGGGTCTGAAATGCACTCAATAATCAAACTGATTGCATTAACCGGATTACGAATTCAAGAAGTCATCAATTTAAAAAGAGAAGATTTACATAAAGATTACCTTCAAGTACACGGCAAAGGTGGATATTTGCGTCAAATCCCTGTGCTTGAGGGCAGTGAGTTAGCCCTATTGGTCAAACACCTTAAATCAAAACCTAAACCTATAAAATATCAAATAACCGATTATCCGCATACAAAACTTGTCAAAGCATGCAGAGCACTTAAATTAAAAGCCAGGGGTTTTCATTCAATCCGTAAATATTTCGAAAACAAACTCATAGATAGCGGTATCAATATAAAAGTTGCAGCCCAAATTTTGGGTCATACCACCCAAGTACAATCAAAAAATTACATCACAAAATTAAAGCTGAGCGAGCTCAAAAAAGAGCTTGAAAAGCTATAA
- a CDS encoding ParB N-terminal domain-containing protein, whose protein sequence is MNQTQTIKLDELEISKKFQSRAAISQDVIDEYAYALRLGTELPPMTVFLDSAKYYLVDGYHRYYAHKKAGNTAAVCEVHYGTERDAILYAAGANAKHGLNRTNEDKRKAVMTLLNDTDWAQWSNYKIATHCSVSEGYVRLLRDAIIGDTSYIRSMKSETGEDIQSDTTYIRSMRSEDQEEKEDINSLGLRRFTHSEASKNLTAFASGWQDPDDGPEPRKRVYIHPKTGRQTMMDVSNIGKKKKKEKKPYEVGHEGYEPQEIVRSVPVLVPNRIEQEDEDPEPISHKNPYLAYSYNTYDNVRILNIKKEVPPIDYAKAANMQFSEHDHYRILHDMTRKELEIFSFDPESEFSEVTEVPGKFRLSPATMKKIEELGFNYDEYIKACVPPSRFDKILIVFKETAPSYRHKPDNDAEILKPYFIKEVLPDCNLDDEYRDQLVGTKYFNSTVFLNHIAALETPTKIERCIAEIRHGGVRHIWEFHHMPSTFDAIDRDDPDGYRLGDMNYKKDKEVERFLREMLARFDFIRERTRNARIHQILNLFETHLELIIP, encoded by the coding sequence ATGAATCAAACACAGACAATCAAGCTTGATGAGCTTGAAATATCTAAAAAGTTTCAATCCAGAGCGGCTATTTCGCAAGATGTAATTGATGAATATGCTTACGCTTTGAGGTTAGGAACTGAACTGCCGCCGATGACAGTATTTCTTGACTCAGCGAAATACTATCTCGTTGACGGTTATCACAGATACTACGCACACAAAAAAGCAGGCAATACTGCTGCAGTTTGCGAAGTACATTACGGAACAGAGCGTGACGCTATTCTTTATGCTGCAGGTGCCAATGCAAAGCATGGACTGAACAGAACCAACGAGGATAAGAGAAAAGCAGTGATGACTCTGCTGAATGACACTGACTGGGCGCAGTGGAGTAATTATAAAATTGCTACTCATTGTAGTGTTTCAGAGGGTTACGTCAGACTATTAAGGGATGCAATTATTGGCGATACTTCGTATATACGAAGTATGAAATCAGAAACCGGAGAGGATATACAAAGTGATACTACGTATATACGTAGTATGAGATCAGAAGACCAAGAGGAAAAAGAAGATATAAACTCCCTTGGATTGCGTCGTTTCACCCACTCGGAAGCCTCGAAGAATTTGACTGCCTTTGCATCCGGCTGGCAAGACCCTGATGATGGTCCTGAACCACGCAAAAGAGTTTATATACATCCTAAGACCGGACGGCAAACGATGATGGATGTATCGAATATAGGCAAGAAAAAGAAAAAAGAGAAAAAACCTTATGAAGTCGGGCATGAAGGATATGAGCCACAGGAAATAGTAAGGAGTGTCCCTGTACTGGTTCCAAATCGAATTGAGCAAGAAGATGAAGACCCTGAGCCTATATCTCATAAAAACCCTTATCTTGCATATTCATACAACACTTATGACAATGTAAGAATTTTGAATATCAAAAAAGAAGTACCGCCTATTGATTACGCCAAAGCTGCAAATATGCAATTCTCTGAGCATGATCATTACAGGATACTTCATGATATGACAAGAAAAGAGCTTGAGATATTCAGTTTTGACCCTGAAAGTGAATTTTCAGAAGTTACAGAAGTCCCGGGTAAATTCAGACTGTCACCTGCGACTATGAAGAAGATTGAAGAGTTGGGCTTTAATTACGATGAATATATAAAAGCCTGCGTACCGCCATCGCGATTCGACAAAATACTGATAGTATTTAAAGAAACGGCACCGAGTTATCGCCATAAACCGGATAACGACGCAGAAATTCTTAAACCTTATTTCATAAAAGAAGTACTGCCGGATTGCAATTTAGATGACGAGTACCGAGACCAGCTCGTTGGTACAAAATACTTCAATTCAACTGTCTTTTTAAATCATATTGCAGCTCTTGAGACGCCGACTAAAATTGAGCGGTGTATAGCAGAAATACGACACGGCGGAGTCCGACATATATGGGAATTTCATCACATGCCATCAACCTTTGATGCTATTGACAGAGATGACCCTGACGGATACAGGCTGGGTGATATGAACTATAAAAAAGACAAAGAAGTTGAGAGATTTTTAAGGGAAATGCTTGCAAGGTTCGACTTCATACGTGAAAGGACACGAAACGCACGCATACATCAGATTTTAAATTTATTTGAAACACATCTTGAATTAATTATTCCATAA
- a CDS encoding helix-turn-helix domain-containing protein: MLTKKQAADKLGVSTRTIERYEANGIIRPVKLLLRSNGNYTKRYKEKELLKILEGN; encoded by the coding sequence ATGCTGACTAAAAAACAAGCGGCAGATAAATTAGGTGTTTCGACGCGGACCATCGAAAGGTATGAAGCAAACGGAATTATCAGACCTGTAAAGCTGCTACTGAGAAGCAACGGCAATTATACTAAAAGGTATAAAGAAAAAGAACTATTAAAAATATTAGAAGGAAATTAA
- a CDS encoding ParB-like nuclease domain-containing protein: MIKKININDLVKDRRFQNREKLDYETVEEYAELMRQGVKFPPLTVVFDSTNYYITDGYHRYFAHIKALISEVECEIIEGTERDAILLACSANSVHGLKRTNADKRKAVLTLLNDDEWKEYSDVKIAELCNVHQTFVLKIRHELKELTYDIISDNSKPAVKTYINKHGQTAQMNVSNIGKKRAEPKEETEDEDFNDYVSKNDYSKAETSSNQNWNGGHSEETLQTDFTEREKDKDLEDLKNDLLNLLNAYKSVSPRCEQIVKVLRTFILRLG, from the coding sequence ATGATTAAGAAAATCAACATTAACGATTTGGTTAAAGACAGAAGATTTCAGAACCGTGAGAAGCTGGATTACGAAACGGTTGAAGAATATGCTGAATTAATGCGTCAGGGAGTAAAATTCCCACCTCTGACTGTTGTTTTTGATTCTACAAATTATTATATAACAGACGGTTATCATCGTTATTTTGCTCATATCAAAGCGTTAATTTCTGAAGTCGAATGTGAGATAATCGAAGGCACAGAGCGGGACGCTATTCTTCTTGCATGTTCAGCTAACTCAGTTCACGGACTGAAACGCACTAATGCAGACAAAAGGAAAGCGGTTTTGACTTTGCTGAATGATGATGAGTGGAAGGAATATTCAGATGTTAAAATAGCTGAGTTATGTAATGTGCATCAAACTTTCGTTTTAAAAATTCGGCACGAGTTAAAAGAACTCACTTATGATATAATAAGTGACAATTCAAAACCAGCTGTTAAAACCTACATTAATAAGCACGGTCAGACTGCTCAAATGAATGTATCGAATATCGGCAAGAAAAGAGCAGAGCCGAAAGAAGAAACCGAAGATGAAGATTTCAATGACTATGTTTCAAAAAATGATTACAGCAAAGCAGAAACAAGCTCAAATCAAAATTGGAACGGCGGACATTCTGAAGAAACTTTGCAAACGGATTTTACAGAACGTGAAAAAGACAAAGACCTAGAAGATTTAAAAAACGATTTGCTTAACTTGCTCAACGCTTACAAGTCTGTATCACCAAGATGTGAGCAGATAGTTAAAGTTTTAAGAACATTTATTTTAAGACTGGGGTAA